In Pantoea cypripedii, the DNA window AGGCTATCAATCTGCGGCTGCCAGTGGCGCGCCACGACCTGTTTACCGTCGGGAGCGACCAGATCGAGTGGCTGCGGTTTCAGCAATTGTTGCGCCGTCCAGCGGCTTTGCGGCAGTTGCAGCCAGATATCGACATCCAGCCCGGTCTGGTGGCTGGCGTGACCGCTGCTGAAGCGCCCTCCCGCCGCCATTCCCATATCGCCAATCAGCACCTGCCCCAGTTGCAGCTGGTGCACCTGGGTACTGAGACGCTGTATAAAGGCGATCAGATCCGGGTGGCCGTAATAACGCCGCTGATCCTGGCGCATCACCTGGTAATTGGGTGAATTCAGCGGTAATTGCGCAGCACCGACGATACAGCCATTGGCAAAGCTGCCAATCGACTGCGGCGCACCGCTAATCGGTTGATAAATTTGCTGCCAGGGCGTGGCAGCCCCGGCAACCGCACTGCACAGCAGCGCGGCGAGAGTCAGCAGCAAGCGATGCATCGATTTACCAGCGCGGAACAGTGGAATGAACATCAGCACACTGCGCCCGCTGGCGCAGCAGGTGATCCATCAGCACGATCGCCATCATCGCTTCGGCAATCGGCACTGCACGGATACCTACGCAAGGATCGTGACGACCTTTGGTAATCATCTCAACTTCTTCGCCATCGCGGGTGATGGTTTTGCCCGGCACGGTGATGCTTGAGGTCGGTTTCATCGCCAGGTTGGCGCTGATGGTCTGGCCACTACTGATACCGCCGAGAATGCCGCCCGCATGGTTGCTCTGGAAACCATTGGCGCGGATTTCATCACGATGCTGGCTGCCACGCTGGTTAACCACCGCGAAGCCGTCGCCAATTTCCACCCCTTTCACCGCATTGATGCTCATCAGCGCGTGCGCCAGATCCGCATCCAGGCGATCAAATACCGGCTCGCCCAGACCCGGTGGCACGTTTTCCGCCATCACCGTCACTTTGGCACCGATGGAATCGCCTTCTTTTTTCAGCGCGCGCATCAGTTCATCCAGCGCTTCCAGTTTGTCAGCATCCGGGCAGAAGAACGGGTTTTCTTCCACGATGCTCCAGTCCTTCAGCTCGCAGGCCACATCGCCAATCTGTGCCAGATAGCCACGTACCTGAATACCGTGCTTCATCTGCAGGTATTTTTTCGCGATGGCACCCGCCGCCACACGCATCGCCGTTTCGCGCGCCGAAGAACGGCCACCACCACGGTAATCGCGCAGGCCATATTTTTGTTCGTAGGTGTAATCCGCATGGCCAGGACGGAACAGGTCTTTAATGGCGCTGTAGTCCTGTGAACGCTGGTCGGTGTTCTCAATCAGCAGACCAATTGACGTCCCGGTGGTGACGCCTTCAAACACACCAGACAAAATTTTCACCTGGTCCGGCTCACGACGCTGCGTGGTATAGCGTGACGTACCAGGACGACGACGATCCAGATCGTGCTGAATGTCCGCTTCGGTCAGTGGAATGCCGGGGGGCACGCCATCAACAATGCAGCCCAGCGCAATACCGTGCGACTCGCCAAAAGTGGTAACGCGAAAAAATTGTCCGATGCTGTTTCCGGCCATGCTAATTCCTTGTTGCGGGCGAATATTCGCCCTCGTTTTTAGTCTTTGTAGAAAGAGAAGTGATGCTGAGCATCAACGATCTGCTGACGGGTCAGCATAAATACGCCGTCGCCACCGTTGTCAAACTCCAGCCAGGTAAAGGGCACATCGGGATATTGCTCGATCATATGCACCATGCTGTTACCCACTTCACAAATCAATACGCCCTGCTCGCTCAGGTAATCCGGCGCGCAGGCGAGGATGCGGCGCACCAGCTTCAGGCCATCGCTGCCTGCCGCCAGGCCCAGCTCCGGCTCGTGGCGATATTCACCCGGCAGATCGTCCATATCTTCCGCATCGACGTACGGCGGGTTGGTGACGATCAGATCGTATTTCACGCCCGGCAGACCACGGAACAGATCGGCACGGATCGGCGTCACATGATTAAGCAAACCGTGTTCTTCAATATTACGTTCCGCCACCGCCAGCGCGTCAGTGGAGATATCCACCGCGTCCACTTCGGCTTCCGGGAAAGCATAAGCACAGGCGATGGCGATGCAACCGCTGCCGGTACACATGTCGAGAATATGCGCAGGATTATCGCTAATCAGCCCGGCGAAACGGTTTTCAATCAATTCACCAATCGGTGAACGCGGCACCAGCACGCGCTCATCAACATAAAATTCGTGGCCGCAGAACCAGGCTTTATTGGTGAGATACGCTACCGGAATGCGCTCGTTCACGCGGCGAATCACACGCTCCACGATGCGATGACGTTCGCTGGCCGTCAGGCGCGCATGGCGCATGTCTTCCGGGATATCAAGCGGCAGCCAGAGGGTGGGCAGGACCAGTTGTACCGCTTCGTCCCAGGGGTTGTCTGTGCCGTGGCCATACCAGATACCGGCCGCAGAGAAACGGCTGACAGCCCAGCGCAGCATATCCTGAATGGTGTGCAGTTCATTGACTGCCTCATCGACGAAAATTTTGTCCACGTAGCCCTCCAGCAGGCCATAAAATCAATCGGCCGATAGTTTGCCACGAAGCCGGGCAGAATTCAGCGCGGCAAGGTGAAAAAGCTGACATTAGTTAACACTTAAAGGTAAGGTATGGCATCGGGTTCCCCCGCCATTTCTGATGATATTTATTGAGACATGAGTAAGAAGACGCCGCTAAGCCAGGACGATCAGGCGCTGTTTCGCCAGTTAATGAGCGGAACGCGCAAAATGAAACAGGACACCATCGTGCATAAACCGGTGGTGAAAACACGCGAAGTCCCGTTGAAAAGGTTGCTTTCCGAGCAGGCCGACAACAGCCATTACTTCTCTGATGAGTTTCAGCCTCTGCTGTCCAGTGACGGTCCGATGCGCTACGTGCGCGCGGATGTCAGCCATTATGAGCTGAAAAAACTGCGGCGCGGCGACTATACCCCGGAAATTTTTCTCGATCTGCACGGCTTAACCCAGATGCAGGCCAAGCAGGAACTGGGCGCGCTGATTGCCGCCTGTCGTCGTGAGCATCTGTTTTGCGCCAGCGTGATGACCGGCCACGGCAAACACATCCTCAAGCAGCAAACGCCGCTGTGGCTGGCACAACATCCGTGGGTGATGGCATTTCATCAGGCACCGAAAATGTTTGGCGGCGACGCCGCGTTACTGGTGCTGATTGAAGTTGAAGAGTGGCAACCGCCAGAGCTGCCATAAAGAATCAGGGCCGCACCAGCGGCCCACGGCGGGATTACATCGCTTTAGCCAGTTTGGATGGACTGACCTGCCACTCCAGCTTACCTTCACAGGCTGCCGGGTCAAAATTGACGCAGGCAATCGCCGAGGTAGCAAACATCGGTGGTGTTTCCTGCGGGCAGAGTTCAGAAACCAGATATCCCACCAGCGGCAGATGCGAAATCACCAGTACCGATTTCACCCCTTCGTTCGCCAGCGTCTGCAAATAGCAGGCCACCAGCCCCGGATCGCCCCCTGGCGTCAGCTCTGGCAACACGTCCTGCTCTGCCGGCAGAGGCAGAGCTTCGCGTACCGTTGCGAGGGTTTGCCCGGCACGCAGATAGGGGCTGACCAGCACCCGTTCGATATCCAGCGCCTGGCCGTTAAGCCAGCTCGCCATCTGGCGTGATTCGTCACATCCACAAATCGTGAGTGGCCTGACTGAATCACTTGCTGCTTCCAGAGCCGCATCGCCATGACGCATGATAAAAACTTGCATAAAGCACCGCTGTTGTTTGTCGATATCGTCCGGTACCACAGCACCAGACGCTTCATTCTGCGAATGAACGCTGTGTTTTACCGCAATGGCTTCAGTATAGTCAACCGGTTGTTTATTAAATAAGCATATCTCGGAATGCTGCTGCATAAGCCATTTCTTAGCATGCTATCTAACCCGCTGAATCTGTAAGCCTATTCAAATTTGTGCAGAAATGTAAAATTTCGTTTGTTGTTGTAGCGCCGTCATCAGGGCGTCACAAGGGGTGAAACGATCGCCATGACGCTGCATTAAAGCATTTAATGTATTGACCATCTCCCCGGCCCCGCGTTGATCCATATAATGGAAAGGCCCGCCAAGAAAGGGGGGAAAACCGATACCGAACACGGCAGCAATATCACCGTCGCGCGCGCTACGGATCACCCCTTCATCCAGACAGCGCGCGGCCTCGTTCAGCATCATCATCACGCAGCGCGTTGCAATTTGCAGCTCGCTCTGCTGCGCCTGCGGTTTAATCCCCAGCAAACGGTAAATCGACACATCGGCTTTCCGCTTCGTCGGCCAGCGGCTGCGCAGGTATAAATAGAAACCTTTGCCGTTCTTACGCCCTTTGCGATCGTCGGCGAGAATCTTCCCAACCGCTTCCGGGGCGCTGAAACGTTCACCATATGCCTGTTGCAAAATCGGGCTGATTTTACTGCCGACGTCGATACCCACTTCATCCAGCAGTTGTAACGGACCCACCGGAAAACCGAACTTCACCAGCGCACGATCAATATGCTCAATCGGCTCACCTTCCAGCAGGCAACGTATCGCTTCATTTATATAGGGCGCAAGAATGCGGTTGACGTAGAAACCCGGCTGGTCCGCCACCACCACCGCGGTTTTACCCAGCTCACGTGCCAGTTGCACCGTAGTCGCCAGCGTCTGCGCCGAGGTGCCACTATGGGGAATCACCTCCACCAGCGGCATTTTATCCACCGGGCTGAAGAAATGCAGGCCGATAACGTTTTCCGGGCGCTGCGCATTGGCCGCAATAGCGCTAATCGGCAGCGATGAGGTGTTGGAAGCAAAAACGGTATGCGGCTGACAATGGGACTCAATTTCTGCCACCATTTGCTGCTTCAGCGCCAAATCTTCAAATACCGCCTCAATCACCAGATCGCGCCGGGCGAAGCCCTGATAATCCTGGCTGCCACTGATCAACGCCATCTGCTGCTGACGCTGGGCAGCATTGATCTGCCGCCGCTTCAGCCGCTGCGTCAGCCGATCCCAACTGTACTGCAACGCATGGTTGATGCCGCTGAGATTGATATCGCGGATACGTACCGGCAATCCGGCATTGAGCGCCGTCACGCTGGCGATACCCCCGCCCATCAGACCGCCACCTAATACGCCGATATGCGTTAACTCATGCGGAGCGGCATCGGCAAAGGCTTCTTTCTTCATCGCCGTGGAGGCAAAGAACAGGCCACGTAGCGCGGCGGATTCACTGGTCATCGCCAGTTGACCAAAAGCACGCGCTTCGGCTTCATGGCCGGCACTGCTGCCCTGCTCCAGCCCGGTGCGCACCACCTGCAAAATACGATCGGCAGCCGGATAGTTGCCGTGGGTTTTGCTGTCGGTTTGACGTTTTGCCAGCGCGAACAACAGATGTCTGGCGATCGGCCCCTGCATCAGGCGGTCGCGGCACGGCAGCGTTCGCAAAGTCTTTTTACCCTGCAATACCCGCGCAACGGCCGTTTCCAGCAGAATGGATTGCGGCACCGCATCATCCACTATCCCCAGTTTCAATGCCTGCTTTGCCCGCAGCTGTTTGCCGGTCAGGATCAATGGCAGCGCCTGCTGCACCCCAATCAACCGTGGCAGCCGTTGCGTGCCTCCGGAGCCCGGCAATAAGCCCAGCTGGACTTCCGGCAGGCCAAGACGGGTTTTGTCATCGAGCGAACAGATACGCGCGTCGCATGCCAGCGCCAGTTCCAGGCCACCGCCGAGACAGGCACCGTGAATCGCCGCCACCACCGGGAAAGGCAGCGCGGCAATGATCGCCATCACTTCCTGCCCCTGGCGTGCCAGGGCCTCGGCTTCTTCGGCAGTCGTACATCTGTCAATCATGCTGATATCCGCCCCGGCGATAAAGTTATCGCGTTTGCAGGAGATTAACACCAGCCCCGCCAGCTGCGGATCGCGCCGCGCTTCAGCCAGCACCGCCATAATCTGCGGCACAAACTCCGCCTTCAGGGTGTTCATCTTTTCACCCGGTACATCGATGGTGATCACACCGATATGGTCGAGGCGCATGTGCAGGTGGAATGCGGAATCACTCATTATTCGGCCTCCAGTACCATCGCTGTCCCTAATCCACCCGCTGCACAGGCGGTGACCAGGCCCAGCCCGCCACCGCGCCGCCGCAGTTCCTGTAAAGTCTGGGTGATCATACGCGCACCGGTGGCGGCAAAAGGATGCCCATAAGCGATCGAGCCGCCCAGCACGTTGAATCGTTCTTCATTTACTTCGCCGAGGGCGTGTGGGCGGTTCAGCACCTCACGCGCAAAACGCTCATCATTGAACATTTTCAGATTTGCCAGCGTCTGTGCCGCAAAGGCTTCGTGCATATCAATTAAGGTCAGGTCGCTCAGGCTAACGCCTGCGCGCTCCAGTGCCAGCGGCGAGGCATACGCCGGTCCCAACAGCATATCCTGCCAGACATCAATAGCGCTAAAGGCATAGCTGCGCAGATAGCCCAGCGGCGTGATGCCCAGCTCGCGGGCGCGGCCTTCACGCATCAGGATCACCGCCGCCGCACCATCGGTTAATGGCGTGCTGTTGGCCGCGGTCACCGTGCCGTGGCGACGATCAAATGCCGGACGTAACCGGGCATAATCCGCCGCACTGGCGTTGAAACGCACGTTGTTGTCCTGCTCGACCGGTGCTTTCCACGGTGGCACAAAGGCGGGCATCACTTCCTGCGCCAGCACCCCCGATTCCCAGGCGCGCGCCGCACGCTGGTGTGAACGCAGCGCTAACGCATCCTGTTGTTCACGGGTGATGCCGTGCGATTTTGCCATCTGCTCCGCAGTGTCGCCCATGCGCAGGCCGGTGGAGTACTCCGCGACGGCAGGTGGCACCGGCAGCAGGTCACGCGGACGCAGGCGACGCAGAATCTGTAATTTCTGGCTGAAGCGGCGTGCCTTGTTGAGATCAACCAGCGCCCGCGCCAGGGTTTTGCTGACACCAATCGGCAACACGGATGAGGAATCAGCCCCGCCAGCAATCCCGGCATCGATGCTGCCCGCCATCAGGCTTTCCGCCACATTCGCCACCGCCTGGAAGCTGGTGGCGCAGGCACGGCTGACGCTGTAAGCATCGGTGTGCACACTCAGGCCGCTGCTCAGCACGATTTCACGGGCGATATTCGGGGCCTCCGGCATCTGCACCACCTGGCCAAACACCAATTGATCGATGACGTCTATCGGCAGTTCACTGCGCGCCATGAGTTCACTCACCACCATGCGCCCCAGTTCCAGCGCCGGAATGCCATGGAAGTCACTCGCCTGGCGGGCAAAAGGAGTACGGAGTCCGTGGGTTATGGCGATGCGTTCGCCCTGACGCGTCAGCAGCGGCTGCGCTTTGCTCATCAACTGTCACCTGTGCTATTTGACCGGGGCGTCATTGCCCAAAGAGGTCTGACCTGATCATCAGTGTTAACCAGGAGCGTGTAAGTCGCCAATATGCAGAGAGAAAAAGTGCGAGGAGAAACACGAAATTGAAAAACGCTGCCGGAACGGTGTCCGGCAGACGAGGGAGGATTAACGCAGGCCGAGCTGGAAGATCAGTGCTTCTGCCTGGCAGGCAAAGGTGAAATCAATATTCAGGCGCACACCGGCGGCTTCTTCAACAAAGCGTGAGCGGATATCGCAGGGATCGGATTCGACCTGGCGCGCCCGATCAGTTAAATGTTTGAGCATCGCTTCCGCCGCGTGGCGGTCAGCAAACAAGCCGGACCAGCTTGCAGCGCAGTCGGTGTTATCCATGACGGTGCCAACATCCACACAGCAGCAGGCTGCTGTCTCGTTCGCACTACAGTTTTTAATGGCATCAGTCATCGTCTTCTCCTGATGATAAAACAGACAAAAAGGGATTATTTCTGCCTCAAAGTGTACGCCTGATACCCCACCATCGCCACGCACAGCCTGCTAAGTGACGAATATCACACTATAAATTGATCCAGAACAAATTTGACTCGCTATGCTGAAAGCTGATGGCAAAGATTTTGTTAAGCAGATCTGATTTTATCGATCAAACTGGAAATATTTTAAAAACATTATTGCAACAATGACACAGGTCCGACCTATACTCGTCGCACTGGTCTGATATGTGTCTTTGTCGTCAGTCCCTACAATCCGCCGTCCCTTGTTACGCGATGTAACAACGTTCAATAATAATTCATATGAGGTTGTGGTCATGAACCATAAGAACCTGTTTGCAAAGTCGGCTGTGGCAGCTGCAGTGGCGCTCGTCTCTTCTCATGTTTACGCAGCGGGCTTTCAACTTAACGAATTTTCAGCAATTGGTTTAGGTCGTGCATATTCTGGTGAAGGAGCAATGGGGGATACCGCCGCCTCCGCCAGCCGTAACCCGGCAACCATGGCATTGATGGATCGTCCTGAATTTTCCATCGGCGCGGTTTATATTGATCCCGACGTAAATATCAGCGGCACCAGCCCTACCGGCCGCAGCCTTGATGCTAAAAATATCGCACCTAATCAGTGGATCCCCAATATCCACTACGTTCATCCCATCAATGATCAATGGTGGGTGGGCGCTTCCGTGACCTCTAACTACGGACTGGCAACCGAATTTAATAACGGTTATACCGCAGGCGGTTATGGCGGTACTACCGATCTGACGACCGGCAACTTTAACCTCAGCACGGCTTATCGCCTGAATGAACATTTCAGTTTCGGTGTCGGTTTTGATGCGGTATATGCCAAAGCCAAAATCGAACGTTACGCCGGTGAATCGGGTGCCGCACTCGGTATTCCTGCTGATACACAAATCGCCCGCCTGAAAGGCAACGAATGGGGCTATGGCTGGAATGCCGGTATTTTGTATGAAGTGGATAAAAATAACCGCTTTGGCTTTACCTATCGCTCTGAAGTAAAAATCGACTTCGACGGCGAATATAAAAGTAACCTGCCGACATACGTTAACCCGATCAACCAGGCAATGGGTTTAGGTCTGCCATATGCCACCGGTGGATCGACTATTCCGGGTTCTCTGACGTTGAATCTGCCGGAAATGTGGGAAGTGTCTGGCTGGCATAAAGTGGCACCACAATGGGCGGTTCACTACAGCCTGACCTACACCAGCTGGAGCCAGTTCCAGGAGCTGAAAGCCACTAACAATGGTCAGACCCTGTTCTACAAAGATGAAGGCTTCCACGATGCCTACCGCATCGCGCTGGGTACCACTTACTTCTACGATGATAACTGGACCTTCCGTGGCGGTATCGCCTTTGATGACAGCCCGGTTCCGGCCGATAAACGCTCCATCTCCATTCCTGACCAGGATCGTCTGTGGCTGAGCGC includes these proteins:
- the mepA gene encoding penicillin-insensitive murein endopeptidase; translated protein: MHRLLLTLAALLCSAVAGAATPWQQIYQPISGAPQSIGSFANGCIVGAAQLPLNSPNYQVMRQDQRRYYGHPDLIAFIQRLSTQVHQLQLGQVLIGDMGMAAGGRFSSGHASHQTGLDVDIWLQLPQSRWTAQQLLKPQPLDLVAPDGKQVVARHWQPQIDSLIKLAAKDDEVTRIFVNPAIKKQLCADAGSDRAWLNKVRPWFAHRAHMHVRLRCPPGSLECQDQAPPPPGDGCGAELNSWFLPKQPGSTPPVKKEPPPLPPSCQALLDKHLL
- the aroC gene encoding chorismate synthase, whose product is MAGNSIGQFFRVTTFGESHGIALGCIVDGVPPGIPLTEADIQHDLDRRRPGTSRYTTQRREPDQVKILSGVFEGVTTGTSIGLLIENTDQRSQDYSAIKDLFRPGHADYTYEQKYGLRDYRGGGRSSARETAMRVAAGAIAKKYLQMKHGIQVRGYLAQIGDVACELKDWSIVEENPFFCPDADKLEALDELMRALKKEGDSIGAKVTVMAENVPPGLGEPVFDRLDADLAHALMSINAVKGVEIGDGFAVVNQRGSQHRDEIRANGFQSNHAGGILGGISSGQTISANLAMKPTSSITVPGKTITRDGEEVEMITKGRHDPCVGIRAVPIAEAMMAIVLMDHLLRQRAQCADVHSTVPRW
- the prmB gene encoding 50S ribosomal protein L3 N(5)-glutamine methyltransferase, giving the protein MDKIFVDEAVNELHTIQDMLRWAVSRFSAAGIWYGHGTDNPWDEAVQLVLPTLWLPLDIPEDMRHARLTASERHRIVERVIRRVNERIPVAYLTNKAWFCGHEFYVDERVLVPRSPIGELIENRFAGLISDNPAHILDMCTGSGCIAIACAYAFPEAEVDAVDISTDALAVAERNIEEHGLLNHVTPIRADLFRGLPGVKYDLIVTNPPYVDAEDMDDLPGEYRHEPELGLAAGSDGLKLVRRILACAPDYLSEQGVLICEVGNSMVHMIEQYPDVPFTWLEFDNGGDGVFMLTRQQIVDAQHHFSFYKD
- the smrB gene encoding endonuclease SmrB, with the translated sequence MSKKTPLSQDDQALFRQLMSGTRKMKQDTIVHKPVVKTREVPLKRLLSEQADNSHYFSDEFQPLLSSDGPMRYVRADVSHYELKKLRRGDYTPEIFLDLHGLTQMQAKQELGALIAACRREHLFCASVMTGHGKHILKQQTPLWLAQHPWVMAFHQAPKMFGGDAALLVLIEVEEWQPPELP
- the sixA gene encoding phosphohistidine phosphatase SixA, which gives rise to MQVFIMRHGDAALEAASDSVRPLTICGCDESRQMASWLNGQALDIERVLVSPYLRAGQTLATVREALPLPAEQDVLPELTPGGDPGLVACYLQTLANEGVKSVLVISHLPLVGYLVSELCPQETPPMFATSAIACVNFDPAACEGKLEWQVSPSKLAKAM
- the fadJ gene encoding fatty acid oxidation complex subunit alpha FadJ is translated as MSDSAFHLHMRLDHIGVITIDVPGEKMNTLKAEFVPQIMAVLAEARRDPQLAGLVLISCKRDNFIAGADISMIDRCTTAEEAEALARQGQEVMAIIAALPFPVVAAIHGACLGGGLELALACDARICSLDDKTRLGLPEVQLGLLPGSGGTQRLPRLIGVQQALPLILTGKQLRAKQALKLGIVDDAVPQSILLETAVARVLQGKKTLRTLPCRDRLMQGPIARHLLFALAKRQTDSKTHGNYPAADRILQVVRTGLEQGSSAGHEAEARAFGQLAMTSESAALRGLFFASTAMKKEAFADAAPHELTHIGVLGGGLMGGGIASVTALNAGLPVRIRDINLSGINHALQYSWDRLTQRLKRRQINAAQRQQQMALISGSQDYQGFARRDLVIEAVFEDLALKQQMVAEIESHCQPHTVFASNTSSLPISAIAANAQRPENVIGLHFFSPVDKMPLVEVIPHSGTSAQTLATTVQLARELGKTAVVVADQPGFYVNRILAPYINEAIRCLLEGEPIEHIDRALVKFGFPVGPLQLLDEVGIDVGSKISPILQQAYGERFSAPEAVGKILADDRKGRKNGKGFYLYLRSRWPTKRKADVSIYRLLGIKPQAQQSELQIATRCVMMMLNEAARCLDEGVIRSARDGDIAAVFGIGFPPFLGGPFHYMDQRGAGEMVNTLNALMQRHGDRFTPCDALMTALQQQTKFYISAQI
- the fadI gene encoding acetyl-CoA C-acyltransferase FadI encodes the protein MSKAQPLLTRQGERIAITHGLRTPFARQASDFHGIPALELGRMVVSELMARSELPIDVIDQLVFGQVVQMPEAPNIAREIVLSSGLSVHTDAYSVSRACATSFQAVANVAESLMAGSIDAGIAGGADSSSVLPIGVSKTLARALVDLNKARRFSQKLQILRRLRPRDLLPVPPAVAEYSTGLRMGDTAEQMAKSHGITREQQDALALRSHQRAARAWESGVLAQEVMPAFVPPWKAPVEQDNNVRFNASAADYARLRPAFDRRHGTVTAANSTPLTDGAAAVILMREGRARELGITPLGYLRSYAFSAIDVWQDMLLGPAYASPLALERAGVSLSDLTLIDMHEAFAAQTLANLKMFNDERFAREVLNRPHALGEVNEERFNVLGGSIAYGHPFAATGARMITQTLQELRRRGGGLGLVTACAAGGLGTAMVLEAE
- a CDS encoding YfcZ/YiiS family protein, yielding MTDAIKNCSANETAACCCVDVGTVMDNTDCAASWSGLFADRHAAEAMLKHLTDRARQVESDPCDIRSRFVEEAAGVRLNIDFTFACQAEALIFQLGLR
- the fadL gene encoding long-chain fatty acid transporter FadL, with protein sequence MNHKNLFAKSAVAAAVALVSSHVYAAGFQLNEFSAIGLGRAYSGEGAMGDTAASASRNPATMALMDRPEFSIGAVYIDPDVNISGTSPTGRSLDAKNIAPNQWIPNIHYVHPINDQWWVGASVTSNYGLATEFNNGYTAGGYGGTTDLTTGNFNLSTAYRLNEHFSFGVGFDAVYAKAKIERYAGESGAALGIPADTQIARLKGNEWGYGWNAGILYEVDKNNRFGFTYRSEVKIDFDGEYKSNLPTYVNPINQAMGLGLPYATGGSTIPGSLTLNLPEMWEVSGWHKVAPQWAVHYSLTYTSWSQFQELKATNNGQTLFYKDEGFHDAYRIALGTTYFYDDNWTFRGGIAFDDSPVPADKRSISIPDQDRLWLSAGASYAFNKDASVDVGVSYMHGQNVTIKEGNYTFRSEGKAMLYAAGFNYKF